The following are encoded in a window of Bacillus sp. SORGH_AS_0510 genomic DNA:
- a CDS encoding response regulator transcription factor yields the protein MTKILIVDDDPHIRKLIRVILSAEGFSILESEDGKDALSLLDSERVDLIILDIMMPNMDGWDLCENIRKFHSDSLPILMLTAMGETTQKVKGFDLGADDYLVKPFHPAELIARIKALFKRYQIIHSNKVSIGSVELNRLTHQVVNGLNEITLPLKEFDLLYKLAAYPNKTFSREQLIEDIWGYDYEGDERTVDVHIKRLRHRFSEESCPFKITTIRGLGYRLEVKK from the coding sequence ATGACTAAAATATTAATAGTAGATGACGACCCTCATATTCGAAAATTGATTCGCGTCATCCTGTCCGCAGAAGGTTTCTCCATTTTAGAGTCGGAGGATGGAAAAGACGCATTATCCTTGCTTGATTCCGAACGGGTCGATCTTATTATTCTAGATATCATGATGCCAAACATGGATGGCTGGGACCTATGCGAGAATATAAGAAAGTTTCATTCTGATTCTCTTCCTATCTTAATGCTGACGGCTATGGGAGAAACCACACAGAAAGTCAAAGGCTTTGATCTTGGGGCAGATGACTATCTTGTCAAACCATTTCATCCCGCTGAGTTGATTGCTAGAATAAAAGCACTATTCAAAAGGTATCAGATTATCCATTCAAATAAGGTGAGTATCGGGAGTGTGGAGCTCAATCGCTTAACACACCAAGTAGTGAATGGATTGAATGAAATCACCTTACCACTTAAGGAATTTGATCTCCTGTATAAGTTAGCAGCATATCCTAATAAAACCTTTTCAAGAGAACAGTTGATTGAAGATATTTGGGGATATGATTACGAAGGGGATGAGCGAACCGTGGATGTTCACATAAAACGGCTTCGTCATCGTTTTTCAGAGGAGAGCTGCCCTTTTAAAATTACTACTATACGAGGGCTCGGTTATCGTTTAGAGGTGAAAAAATGA
- a CDS encoding nuclease-related domain-containing protein: protein MILKNLVEPDELLIMRYLNTRMELTEDERFYYSNLEKGFEGEKKFDQMIECLKEERFIINSLLLKVNNSHFQIDKLIISQGVIHLLDIKNFLGDFYMKDNKFIAVKTDREWKNPFDQLKRSTHLFRQLLQNLKLNYLVEPLVIFINPEFTLYEAPMDLPAIFPTQVNGFLKNMNSISSRLNDGHKKLAQQLLSLHQTKNLYAILPNYVYDQQQKGMYCGFCYSFQLSKSYDELVCGKCGGHEKIELAILRHVKEYQLLFPERKVTTQSIYEWCNGEVSRRTFGRVLKKHLTIVGSTSDTFYK, encoded by the coding sequence ATGATACTTAAAAATCTAGTAGAACCAGATGAGTTATTGATTATGCGGTATTTAAACACACGGATGGAGTTAACGGAAGATGAAAGATTTTACTATTCAAACCTTGAAAAGGGCTTTGAAGGAGAAAAGAAATTTGACCAAATGATAGAATGCCTTAAAGAAGAAAGATTTATTATTAACAGCTTGCTTCTAAAGGTAAATAACTCCCATTTTCAAATTGATAAATTGATTATTTCACAAGGAGTTATTCATCTATTGGATATTAAAAATTTTCTAGGTGATTTTTACATGAAAGATAATAAATTCATTGCAGTGAAAACGGATCGAGAATGGAAGAATCCTTTCGACCAGTTAAAAAGGAGTACGCATCTATTCCGGCAACTGCTTCAAAACCTCAAACTAAACTACCTTGTTGAGCCCCTCGTGATCTTCATCAATCCTGAATTCACCTTATACGAAGCCCCCATGGACCTTCCTGCTATTTTTCCTACACAGGTAAATGGATTTTTGAAAAATATGAATAGCATATCTTCAAGATTGAATGACGGGCATAAGAAATTAGCCCAACAACTACTCTCCTTACATCAAACTAAGAATCTATATGCTATTCTACCAAATTATGTCTATGACCAACAGCAAAAAGGAATGTATTGTGGTTTTTGCTATTCCTTTCAGCTTTCTAAATCATACGATGAACTTGTATGCGGAAAGTGTGGAGGACACGAAAAGATCGAACTAGCTATTTTAAGGCATGTGAAGGAGTATCAGCTGCTATTTCCGGAACGAAAAGTTACTACCCAAAGCATCTATGAGTGGTGTAATGGAGAAGTAAGTAGACGAACTTTTGGTAGGGTTTTGAAGAAGCATTTAACGATTGTTGGCAGTACGAGTGATACCTTTTATAAATAA
- a CDS encoding cell wall metabolism sensor histidine kinase WalK, producing MKIKRILTKSGEVIAVVLLLFLCWTAAFFITPWLFRIFSISNYWKQIIDSFFGFFFFGLLMFGISKIRFFREKQSLFFRPMIDAMKNMAQGNFNIDLSSYKEEFGNRNHPFNEIVESITHMAKELGEMEQMRQEFISNVSHEIQSPLTSIAGFAHALKNEHLPAAERGQYLEIIEVESMRLSKLSENLLKLTSLESDHPPFEPKTYRLDQQVRRVILSNEPQWRNKNLELDISLDNVTINADEELLNQVWINLIHNSIKFTPDHGKISVSLIKNDSEKIEVVIKDTGIGMTKEVQMHIFERFYKADPSRNRSSGGSGLGLSIVKKIIVMHNGDIQVESTPNEGTEIKVILP from the coding sequence ATGAAAATCAAAAGGATTTTAACCAAAAGTGGTGAGGTTATTGCTGTGGTCCTTTTATTGTTTCTATGCTGGACAGCAGCTTTTTTCATCACTCCTTGGCTTTTCCGTATTTTTTCAATTTCAAACTATTGGAAACAAATTATCGATTCCTTTTTTGGATTTTTCTTCTTTGGCCTACTCATGTTTGGCATTTCTAAAATTAGATTTTTTCGAGAAAAGCAAAGTCTCTTCTTCCGTCCCATGATTGATGCCATGAAAAATATGGCACAAGGGAATTTTAATATTGATCTTTCTTCCTACAAAGAAGAATTTGGAAATCGTAATCATCCTTTTAATGAAATAGTTGAAAGTATAACTCATATGGCAAAAGAACTCGGAGAAATGGAACAAATGCGCCAAGAATTCATTTCCAACGTTTCTCATGAAATCCAATCACCGCTGACATCCATTGCCGGATTTGCTCATGCTTTAAAAAATGAACATTTACCTGCTGCCGAACGAGGACAGTATTTAGAAATAATTGAGGTGGAAAGTATGCGGCTTTCAAAGTTAAGTGAAAATCTGCTGAAACTGACCTCATTAGAGTCCGATCATCCGCCATTCGAGCCCAAGACCTATCGATTAGATCAACAAGTACGCAGGGTGATTCTTTCGAATGAACCACAATGGAGAAATAAAAACCTTGAACTGGATATTTCGCTAGATAATGTAACCATAAATGCGGATGAAGAACTGCTGAATCAGGTGTGGATTAATTTAATCCACAACAGCATTAAATTTACACCCGATCACGGAAAAATAAGTGTGTCCTTAATTAAAAATGATAGTGAAAAGATTGAAGTAGTCATTAAAGATACAGGGATTGGTATGACTAAAGAAGTTCAAATGCATATATTCGAACGATTCTATAAGGCAGACCCATCAAGGAACCGATCATCTGGCGGGAGCGGCTTAGGTCTTTCCATAGTAAAGAAGATCATTGTAATGCATAACGGGGATATACAGGTGGAAAGTACACCTAACGAAGGTACGGAAATAAAAGTGATATTACCATAA
- a CDS encoding helix-turn-helix domain-containing protein, whose product MSIGKVIYYHRRKQNKTQEQLCQGICSVTHLSKIENNVKDANPKTLKLLCERLQISLDEENKKNELIRQKLDLFYESIERLHQEKATALYKELQEYKEYAHCSDMIYLFELYMLRYYLSLEDFRAFEKSSAGIHRYASKFSAFESYVWDLLQGIYYGKIEQYPKALLYLSRIEGQADQYQTKISEYYYFRSALHGHLCHYSLSIHYAYKALQVFQHTNNFLRIVYIKMILAVNFIYIGEFEKGREILLQILTEADMLKDNETMALSLHNLGFLYYRQGVLEEAVKYYTQALQFKEMHSSSYYITISYLAEALIAHSKNETAMELLKISLASIKDQRSPRYIELNILYLEAAGQKKLLIQYLIKYGLAIIEEHMPTDRGSKYLQMIAAYYEEKQDFRSANHYLRIANQHLKNQLFNIGSPVELKKTNVHNDPNKRD is encoded by the coding sequence ATGTCTATTGGAAAAGTAATTTACTATCATCGAAGAAAGCAAAATAAGACACAAGAACAGCTTTGCCAAGGTATTTGCTCCGTAACACACTTAAGTAAAATAGAGAACAATGTGAAAGACGCCAATCCGAAAACATTAAAGCTATTATGTGAAAGATTGCAGATTTCTTTGGATGAAGAAAACAAAAAGAATGAGCTCATTAGACAGAAGTTGGATTTGTTTTATGAGTCCATCGAACGACTGCACCAAGAGAAGGCAACTGCGTTATACAAAGAATTGCAGGAGTATAAGGAATATGCTCATTGTTCGGACATGATTTATTTATTTGAATTATACATGCTCCGTTATTACCTTTCTCTAGAAGACTTTCGAGCCTTTGAAAAGTCCTCAGCAGGCATCCATAGGTATGCTTCCAAGTTTTCAGCCTTTGAGTCCTATGTTTGGGATTTACTCCAGGGCATCTACTATGGAAAAATAGAACAATATCCCAAGGCGCTTCTCTATCTTTCTCGAATTGAAGGACAGGCAGACCAGTACCAAACAAAAATTTCTGAGTATTATTATTTTCGCTCGGCCTTACACGGGCATTTATGCCACTACTCTTTATCCATTCATTATGCCTATAAAGCATTGCAAGTTTTTCAACATACAAACAATTTTCTACGAATCGTTTATATTAAAATGATTTTGGCCGTTAATTTTATCTATATTGGTGAGTTTGAAAAAGGCAGAGAAATTCTTCTTCAGATTTTAACAGAGGCAGATATGCTTAAGGATAACGAAACAATGGCTCTATCCCTGCATAATCTCGGTTTTTTATATTATAGACAAGGGGTTCTCGAAGAAGCGGTAAAATATTATACCCAAGCGCTACAGTTCAAAGAGATGCACTCCTCATCATATTACATCACGATTTCATACCTTGCGGAGGCGCTTATTGCCCATTCAAAAAATGAGACAGCGATGGAGCTTTTAAAAATTTCTTTAGCTTCCATAAAGGATCAACGGTCGCCACGCTATATTGAATTGAACATCCTCTATTTAGAAGCAGCTGGCCAGAAAAAGCTGCTGATCCAATATCTGATAAAATATGGCCTGGCCATTATTGAAGAACACATGCCTACTGATAGGGGAAGTAAATATTTACAAATGATTGCTGCTTATTACGAAGAAAAACAGGACTTCCGCTCGGCCAATCACTATCTTCGAATTGCTAACCAGCACCTCAAGAATCAGCTATTCAACATTGGATCACCCGTTGAACTAAAAAAAACGAATGTACATAACGACCCAAATAAAAGAGATTAA